Proteins found in one Rhodovulum sp. MB263 genomic segment:
- a CDS encoding tripartite tricarboxylate transporter permease — MLGDLIGAMALIATPDTILSIVVASFFGFVVGALPGLTATMAVALLIPITFLLSPVAAIASIVSAAAMSIFAGDIPGALLRIPGTPASAAYMTDANALVRKGEASFVIGASAVFGMIGGVIGTVILIAAAPLLADFALSFSSFEFFWLGCLGLSCAVLVAGDDLLKGMGALMIGLLIACVGMDYTTGYPRFTFGSWALLEGISFIPALIGMFALPEILRLLSDRSPRLRLPEAEPGSALKKIGRAGRRYWWPGLRGSVMGTAIGSLPGAGADIAAWISVAVTRRVTREPEKWGKGHIEPIVAGGSANNAALAGAWIPALVFAIPGDTITAIAIGVLYLKGVNPGPMVFVENGQIVYAVFLVFFLANLMLLPFGWIAIRMAGLVLRVPTAVIAPTLLVLACLGAFAINNDMSGLLVMLGLGGLAVGMNAAGLPLAPAVLGIVMGRIVEQNLMQSLISTQGALAGFFERPASAVLGVLTIGLWSMAILRQLVRALRGARRTG, encoded by the coding sequence ATGCTGGGCGATCTGATCGGAGCGATGGCGCTGATCGCCACCCCCGACACGATCCTGTCGATCGTGGTCGCCTCGTTCTTCGGCTTCGTGGTGGGCGCGCTGCCGGGGCTGACCGCGACCATGGCGGTGGCACTGCTGATCCCGATCACCTTCCTGTTGTCGCCGGTCGCGGCCATTGCCTCGATCGTCTCGGCAGCGGCGATGTCGATCTTCGCGGGCGACATTCCGGGCGCACTGCTGCGCATCCCCGGCACGCCGGCCTCGGCCGCCTACATGACCGATGCCAATGCGCTGGTCCGCAAGGGCGAGGCAAGCTTCGTCATCGGCGCCTCGGCGGTTTTCGGCATGATCGGCGGCGTGATCGGCACCGTGATCCTGATTGCCGCGGCCCCGCTCCTCGCCGATTTCGCGCTGAGCTTTTCCAGCTTCGAATTCTTCTGGCTGGGCTGTCTGGGGCTCAGCTGTGCCGTGCTGGTGGCGGGCGACGATCTGCTCAAGGGCATGGGCGCGCTGATGATCGGCCTTCTGATCGCCTGCGTCGGCATGGATTACACCACCGGCTATCCGCGCTTCACCTTCGGCTCCTGGGCCTTGCTGGAAGGGATTTCCTTCATCCCGGCCCTGATCGGCATGTTCGCCCTGCCCGAGATCCTACGGCTGCTGTCCGACCGCAGCCCGCGTCTCCGGCTGCCCGAGGCCGAGCCCGGCTCGGCGCTGAAGAAGATCGGGCGGGCCGGGCGGCGCTACTGGTGGCCCGGGCTGCGCGGGTCGGTCATGGGCACGGCCATCGGCTCGCTGCCGGGGGCGGGGGCCGATATCGCGGCCTGGATCTCGGTTGCCGTCACCCGCCGGGTGACGCGCGAGCCCGAGAAATGGGGCAAGGGCCATATCGAGCCCATCGTGGCCGGTGGCTCGGCCAATAACGCGGCGCTTGCGGGGGCCTGGATCCCGGCGCTGGTCTTCGCCATTCCGGGCGACACCATCACCGCCATCGCCATCGGGGTGCTGTATCTCAAGGGCGTCAATCCCGGACCGATGGTCTTCGTCGAGAACGGCCAGATCGTCTATGCGGTGTTTCTGGTCTTCTTCCTCGCCAACCTGATGCTGCTGCCCTTCGGCTGGATCGCGATCCGGATGGCGGGGCTGGTGCTGAGGGTCCCGACGGCGGTGATCGCGCCCACCCTGCTGGTGTTGGCCTGCCTCGGGGCCTTCGCCATCAACAACGACATGTCGGGGCTTCTGGTCATGCTGGGGCTCGGCGGGCTGGCGGTGGGCATGAACGCGGCCGGTCTGCCGCTGGCGCCCGCGGTCCTCGGAATCGTCATGGGCCGGATCGTCGAGCAGAACCTGATGCAGTCGCTGATCAGCACCCAGGGTGCGCTGGCGGGCTTCTTCGAGCGTCCGGCCTCGGCGGTGCTGGGCGTGCTGACCATCGGCCTCTGGAGCATGGCGATCCTGCGCCAGCTTGTCCGGGCGTTGCGCGGGGCGCGCCGCACCGGGTGA
- a CDS encoding alpha/beta fold hydrolase produces the protein MLPEDGTKGEYMRRHSFEHDGLVFSFLDAGGDGRPVLALHGHWMGGSDFTGLAADLGPEWRLIALDQRGFGETDHNAPHNIPTYISDVIALLDHLSIDRPVPVLGHSFGGIVAYHLAAARPERVSALIIEDIGVTIDDDSSALVENWGGIFRLREDLEDRLGPRLSPYLQNSIRRIADGWTLAFEPAEFLLSEQATNGDHRDVWRQSRYPALVVSGSESRICDAAELRAMAECRANTSFIQLGAGHSVHIDAPVEFARHLRDFLDRSCP, from the coding sequence ATGCTACCCGAAGACGGAACAAAAGGAGAATACATGCGCCGACACAGCTTCGAACATGATGGTCTTGTTTTTTCCTTCCTTGACGCGGGCGGTGACGGGCGGCCGGTGCTGGCGCTTCACGGCCATTGGATGGGCGGCTCGGATTTCACCGGGCTGGCGGCGGATCTCGGCCCGGAATGGCGCCTGATCGCGCTGGATCAACGCGGCTTCGGCGAAACCGACCACAACGCGCCCCACAACATCCCGACTTATATTTCCGACGTGATCGCCCTGCTGGATCATCTGTCCATCGACCGGCCGGTGCCGGTACTGGGCCATTCCTTCGGCGGCATCGTGGCCTATCACCTTGCGGCAGCGCGGCCAGAGCGCGTTTCGGCCCTCATCATCGAAGATATCGGCGTGACGATCGACGACGATTCCAGCGCCCTTGTGGAGAACTGGGGCGGCATATTCCGCTTGCGCGAAGACCTGGAGGACCGGCTGGGCCCGCGTCTTTCCCCCTATCTGCAGAACTCGATCCGGCGGATTGCCGATGGCTGGACGCTCGCGTTCGAGCCCGCCGAGTTTCTGCTGTCGGAACAGGCGACAAATGGCGATCACCGGGATGTCTGGCGGCAAAGCCGCTACCCGGCTCTGGTGGTGTCGGGCAGCGAAAGCCGTATCTGCGATGCCGCAGAGCTGCGGGCCATGGCAGAATGTCGGGCGAACACGAGCTTCATCCAGCTCGGGGCCGGTCATTCCGTGCATATCGATGCGCCAGTGGAATTCGCCCGACATCTGCGGGACTTCCTCGACAGAAGCTGTCCGTGA
- a CDS encoding cytochrome b N-terminal domain-containing protein has product MSRIPHDHYEPGSAPEKWLERRLPVIGLLYDTLMIPTPKNLNWMWIWGVVLFFTLVLQIVTGIVLAMHYAPHVDIAFASVEHIMRNVNGGHFLRYLHSNGASLFFVAVYLHIFRGLYYGSYKSPREVTWIIGILIYLAMMATAFMGYVLPWGQMSFWGATVITGLFGAIPWIGHDIQQWLLGGPAVGNATLNRFFSLHYLIPFVILGLSIVHVWAFHTTGNSNPTGVEVRRGSKEEADKDTLPFWPYFVMKDLFALGVVLLVFFAIVGFMPNYLGHPDNYIEANPLQTPTHIVPEWYFLPFYAILRAFTADVWVVMIADWLTFGVVNAKFFGVLAMFGSILVMALVPWLDTSNVRSGRFRPQFRIAFWLFVADFVVLTWAGGMPAEAVYANISLLGAAYWFAYFLVILPVLGVIEKPEALPETIEEDFNAHYGDGAAAGKATPAE; this is encoded by the coding sequence ATGTCCCGCATTCCTCACGACCACTACGAGCCGGGGTCGGCCCCCGAGAAATGGCTGGAGCGGCGCCTGCCGGTCATCGGCCTGCTCTACGATACCCTGATGATTCCCACCCCCAAGAACCTCAACTGGATGTGGATCTGGGGCGTGGTGCTGTTCTTCACCCTGGTGCTTCAGATCGTCACCGGGATCGTTCTGGCGATGCATTACGCGCCGCATGTCGACATCGCCTTCGCGTCGGTCGAACATATCATGCGCAACGTGAATGGTGGCCATTTCCTGCGCTACCTGCACTCGAACGGCGCGTCGCTGTTCTTCGTCGCGGTCTATCTGCACATCTTCCGCGGCCTTTATTACGGCTCGTACAAGTCGCCCCGCGAGGTGACCTGGATCATCGGCATCCTGATCTATCTGGCGATGATGGCGACCGCGTTCATGGGCTATGTGCTGCCCTGGGGTCAGATGTCCTTCTGGGGCGCGACCGTGATCACCGGTCTGTTCGGCGCCATCCCGTGGATCGGCCACGACATCCAGCAATGGCTGCTGGGCGGGCCGGCCGTGGGCAATGCCACGCTGAACCGGTTCTTCTCGCTGCACTACCTGATCCCCTTCGTGATCCTCGGGCTGTCGATCGTCCACGTCTGGGCGTTCCACACCACCGGCAACTCGAACCCCACGGGTGTTGAGGTCCGCCGCGGCTCGAAGGAAGAGGCCGACAAGGACACGCTGCCCTTCTGGCCCTATTTCGTGATGAAGGACCTGTTCGCGCTGGGCGTCGTCCTGCTGGTCTTCTTCGCCATCGTCGGCTTCATGCCGAACTACCTGGGTCACCCCGACAACTACATCGAGGCGAACCCGCTGCAGACGCCGACGCATATCGTGCCGGAATGGTACTTCCTGCCCTTCTACGCGATCCTGCGGGCCTTCACCGCCGATGTCTGGGTGGTGATGATCGCCGATTGGCTGACCTTCGGTGTCGTCAATGCCAAGTTCTTCGGCGTGCTGGCGATGTTCGGCTCGATCCTGGTCATGGCGCTGGTGCCCTGGCTTGACACCTCGAATGTGCGTTCGGGCCGCTTCCGTCCGCAGTTCCGCATCGCCTTCTGGCTGTTCGTGGCCGACTTCGTGGTGCTGACCTGGGCGGGCGGCATGCCGGCCGAGGCGGTCTATGCCAATATCTCTCTGCTGGGGGCTGCCTACTGGTTCGCCTATTTCCTGGTGATCCTGCCGGTTCTGGGCGTCATCGAGAAGCCGGAGGCACTGCCGGAAACCATCGAGGAAGACTTCAACGCCCATTATGGCGACGGCGCCGCGGCCGGCAAAGCCACCCCGGCCGAGTGA
- a CDS encoding cytochrome c1: MFKKLTITALTALTLGAGGAWAAEGGHVKDYKFSFEGPLGKYDQAQLQRGLQIYTQICSVCHGLKFVPLRSLSEPGGPSLSDEAMRAYAETFEVFDPELDDYRPAKPTDHFPEGTYPGAPDLSLMAKGRAGFHGPLGTGISQFFKGMGGPEYITSYLLAFTDETKEEAGTLYYQNPVFSTGWSAMPPQLFGDDVEYADGTEATMEQEAKDIAAFLMWTAEPKLMARKEAGVISVLFLGVLTVLLYLTNKRLWAPYKPKKRV; this comes from the coding sequence ATGTTCAAGAAACTGACGATCACTGCCCTGACCGCCCTGACGCTGGGGGCGGGTGGCGCCTGGGCAGCCGAAGGCGGCCACGTGAAGGACTACAAGTTCTCGTTCGAGGGGCCGCTTGGCAAATACGACCAGGCCCAGCTGCAACGCGGCCTGCAGATCTACACCCAGATCTGCTCGGTCTGCCACGGGCTGAAATTCGTGCCCCTGCGCTCGCTCTCCGAGCCGGGCGGGCCGTCTCTCAGCGACGAGGCGATGCGGGCCTATGCCGAGACCTTCGAGGTCTTCGATCCCGAGCTTGACGATTACCGTCCGGCCAAGCCCACGGATCACTTCCCCGAGGGCACCTATCCGGGTGCGCCCGATCTCAGCCTGATGGCGAAGGGCCGGGCCGGCTTCCACGGGCCTCTCGGCACCGGGATCTCGCAGTTCTTCAAGGGCATGGGCGGACCGGAATACATCACCTCCTACCTGCTCGCCTTCACGGACGAGACCAAGGAAGAGGCCGGCACGCTCTACTACCAGAACCCGGTCTTCTCGACCGGCTGGAGCGCGATGCCGCCGCAGCTGTTCGGCGACGATGTCGAGTATGCGGACGGCACCGAGGCGACCATGGAACAGGAAGCCAAGGACATCGCGGCCTTCCTGATGTGGACCGCCGAGCCCAAGCTGATGGCGCGGAAGGAAGCGGGCGTGATCTCTGTCCTGTTCCTGGGCGTGCTGACGGTTCTGCTCTACCTCACCAACAAGCGTCTCTGGGCCCCCTACAAGCCCAAGAAACGCGTCTGA
- the petA gene encoding ubiquinol-cytochrome c reductase iron-sulfur subunit — MSHAEDHDGTRRDFLYYATAGAGAVTAGAAIWPLVNQMNPSADVQALSSIRVDVSSVSEGQQITVKFLGKPVFIRLRTPEDIELARSIPLSDLRDNNSRNPNKPGEATDANRTMDEEGKWLVMIGVCTHLGCVPIGNQSGDFGGWFCPCHGSHYDSAGRIRKGPAPENMYIPVASFLDETTIQLG; from the coding sequence GTGTCGCACGCAGAAGATCATGACGGCACCCGCCGAGACTTCCTTTACTATGCCACGGCGGGCGCCGGTGCCGTGACCGCGGGGGCCGCGATATGGCCGCTCGTCAATCAGATGAACCCTTCTGCCGACGTGCAGGCGCTGAGCTCGATCCGGGTCGATGTCTCGTCGGTGTCCGAAGGCCAGCAGATTACTGTCAAGTTTCTCGGCAAGCCGGTGTTCATCCGCCTGCGCACTCCCGAAGATATCGAACTGGCGCGCTCGATTCCGCTGTCCGACCTGCGCGACAACAATTCGCGCAACCCGAACAAGCCGGGTGAGGCCACGGACGCGAACCGGACGATGGACGAAGAGGGCAAGTGGCTGGTGATGATCGGCGTCTGCACCCATCTCGGCTGCGTTCCGATCGGCAACCAGTCCGGTGATTTCGGCGGGTGGTTCTGCCCCTGCCACGGCTCGCATTACGATTCCGCGGGCCGGATCCGCAAGGGCCCCGCGCCCGAGAACATGTACATCCCGGTTGCGTCCTTCCTGGACGAGACGACCATCCAACTCGGTTAA
- the mtaB gene encoding tRNA (N(6)-L-threonylcarbamoyladenosine(37)-C(2))-methylthiotransferase MtaB produces the protein MDGAAPRFTTLGCRLNAYETEAMKELAAEAGLENALIVNTCAVTSEAVRKARQEIRRLRRENPEARIVVTGCAAQTEPERFAGMEEVDLVIGNAEKMRPETWAGIAKGPDFIGETEKVMVDDIMSVRETAGHLIDGFGSRSRAFVQVQNGCDHRCTFCIIPFGRGNSRSVPAGVLVEQIRRLVVAGYNEVVLTGVDLTSWGADLPATPRLGDLVARILKLVPELPRLRISSIDSIEADDALMRAIAEEERLMPHLHLSLQAGDDMILKRMKRRHSRADAIRFCEEARRLRPDMTFGADIIAGFPTETEEMFANSLALVGECDLTWLHVFPYSPRPGTPAARMPQVGGSAIRDRAARLRAAGEAQVARHLAAQTGRAHRILMESPRMGRTEQFTEVDFGSDRQEGQIVIATITGRSDTRLMVD, from the coding sequence ATGGACGGCGCGGCCCCCCGCTTCACCACGCTTGGCTGCCGGCTCAACGCCTACGAGACCGAGGCGATGAAGGAGCTTGCCGCCGAGGCGGGGCTGGAAAACGCACTGATCGTGAATACCTGCGCCGTCACCTCCGAGGCGGTGCGCAAGGCCCGGCAGGAGATCCGGCGCCTGCGCCGTGAAAACCCGGAGGCGCGGATCGTCGTCACCGGCTGCGCCGCCCAGACCGAGCCCGAGCGCTTTGCCGGGATGGAAGAGGTCGATCTGGTCATCGGCAATGCCGAGAAGATGCGGCCCGAGACCTGGGCCGGGATCGCCAAGGGCCCTGATTTCATCGGTGAGACCGAGAAGGTCATGGTCGATGACATCATGTCGGTGCGCGAGACCGCCGGTCACCTGATCGACGGCTTCGGTTCGCGAAGCCGCGCCTTCGTGCAGGTCCAGAACGGCTGCGACCACCGCTGCACCTTCTGCATCATTCCCTTCGGGCGGGGCAATTCGCGCTCGGTCCCGGCGGGGGTGCTGGTCGAGCAGATCCGGCGGCTGGTCGTCGCGGGCTATAACGAGGTGGTGCTGACCGGGGTCGACCTGACCAGCTGGGGGGCCGATCTTCCGGCGACGCCGAGGCTGGGCGATCTGGTGGCGCGCATCCTGAAACTGGTGCCCGAACTGCCGCGCCTTCGGATCTCGTCGATCGATTCCATCGAGGCCGACGATGCCCTGATGCGCGCCATCGCCGAGGAAGAGCGGCTGATGCCGCATCTGCATCTCTCGCTGCAGGCGGGCGACGACATGATCCTCAAGCGGATGAAGCGGCGGCATTCGCGTGCCGATGCGATCCGCTTCTGCGAGGAGGCCCGGCGCCTGCGGCCGGACATGACCTTCGGGGCCGACATCATCGCGGGCTTCCCGACCGAGACCGAGGAGATGTTCGCCAATTCGCTCGCGCTGGTTGGGGAATGCGACCTGACCTGGCTGCATGTCTTTCCCTATTCGCCCCGGCCCGGCACGCCCGCGGCGCGGATGCCTCAGGTCGGGGGCAGCGCGATCCGCGACCGGGCCGCGCGCCTCAGGGCCGCGGGCGAGGCGCAGGTTGCGCGGCATCTCGCGGCCCAGACCGGGCGGGCCCACCGCATCCTGATGGAGAGCCCGCGCATGGGCCGGACCGAGCAGTTCACCGAGGTCGATTTCGGGTCGGACCGACAGGAAGGGCAGATCGTGATCGCCACCATCACCGGGCGGAGCGACACGCGCCTCATGGTGGATTAG
- the dapF gene encoding diaminopimelate epimerase: MARMDDTERLPFMKMHGLGNDFVVIDRRQGGTPLSASLVAAIADRHRGVGFDQLAVIEPAEDADARLVFYNADGSLSATCGNATRCIARHLIDRTGRRELTLVTERGRLSARDAGGGLTSVNMGPPILDWQGVPLAREVDLDRLPIAGAPVATGMGNPHCTFFVEDAEAVDLAAFGPEHEHHPLFPERTNVQVAHLAGPDRIRMRVWERGTGLTLASGSSSCAVAVAAARRGLTGRSVTILLDGGELQIDWREDGVWMTGPTAHVFDGVFTGPFLAGAE, encoded by the coding sequence ATGGCACGGATGGATGACACCGAACGCCTGCCCTTCATGAAGATGCACGGGCTGGGCAACGACTTCGTCGTGATCGACCGGCGGCAGGGCGGCACGCCCCTGTCCGCCAGCCTTGTTGCGGCCATCGCCGACCGGCACCGGGGCGTCGGATTCGACCAGCTGGCGGTGATCGAGCCTGCTGAGGATGCCGATGCGCGGCTGGTCTTCTACAATGCGGATGGGTCGCTGTCGGCCACCTGCGGCAATGCGACCCGCTGTATCGCGCGCCATCTGATCGACCGGACCGGACGGCGCGAGCTGACGCTTGTCACCGAACGCGGGCGGCTTTCGGCGCGCGATGCGGGCGGTGGGCTGACCTCGGTCAATATGGGGCCGCCGATTCTCGACTGGCAGGGCGTGCCGCTGGCGCGCGAGGTCGATCTCGACCGCCTGCCGATCGCGGGCGCGCCGGTGGCGACCGGGATGGGCAATCCGCATTGCACCTTCTTCGTCGAGGATGCCGAGGCGGTCGATCTGGCCGCCTTCGGTCCCGAGCACGAACATCACCCGCTGTTTCCCGAGCGCACCAATGTGCAGGTCGCGCATCTGGCCGGGCCGGACCGGATCCGGATGCGGGTCTGGGAGCGTGGCACAGGGCTGACGCTGGCCTCGGGTTCGTCCTCCTGCGCGGTTGCGGTCGCGGCCGCGCGGCGCGGGCTGACCGGGCGCTCGGTGACCATCCTGCTCGATGGCGGCGAATTGCAGATCGACTGGCGCGAGGACGGGGTCTGGATGACCGGGCCGACCGCGCATGTGTTCGACGGGGTCTTCACCGGCCCGTTCCTGGCGGGGGCCGAGTGA
- a CDS encoding tyrosine-type recombinase/integrase, translating into MDAVQLGPWNIKGDRIEYRRQKTKRSGGILISVPLHDDLRRVLKELAADRPFLATASGKQRSAEGLGNAMRKWCDEAGLDVCTSHGLRKACARRLAEAGATPHEIAAVTGHKTLALVQLYTEAAGREGLADAAFEKLIARPNGEQNVVNLYERFAKSVTNPLKGNDKF; encoded by the coding sequence ATGGATGCCGTGCAGCTCGGGCCTTGGAACATCAAAGGCGACCGAATCGAATACCGCCGCCAGAAGACCAAGCGTTCCGGCGGCATCCTGATCAGCGTTCCCCTGCATGACGATCTGCGGCGCGTCCTTAAGGAACTGGCCGCAGACAGACCGTTTCTTGCGACCGCGTCGGGTAAGCAACGCTCGGCCGAAGGGCTCGGGAACGCGATGCGGAAATGGTGCGATGAGGCGGGGCTGGACGTCTGCACCTCGCACGGCCTCCGCAAGGCCTGCGCCCGCCGCCTGGCCGAAGCCGGGGCTACGCCCCACGAAATCGCCGCTGTCACTGGCCACAAGACCCTGGCTCTGGTGCAACTCTATACCGAAGCGGCTGGCCGCGAGGGGCTGGCCGATGCCGCGTTCGAGAAACTGATCGCGCGACCGAATGGGGAACAGAACGTGGTGAACCTTTACGAGCGGTTCGCCAAAAGTGTCACCAACCCCTTGAAGGGAAATGATAAATTTTGA
- a CDS encoding ATP-binding cassette domain-containing protein, which translates to MLSLEDLSIRQGSFALAAELTIAPGRIVALLGPSGAGKSTLLDTIAGFLAPDRGRVLWQGSDLGPLGPGDRPLSVLFQDNNLFPHLTAAQNVGLGLRPDLRLGPAQNRAVEAALDRVGLGGLGARKPAALSGGQRGRVALARMLLRGRPLMLLDEPFAALGPALKAGMLDLVAELARETGATLLFVTHDPADARAIADETVLVAEGRAHPPRPTGTLLADPPPALRAYLG; encoded by the coding sequence GTGCTGAGCCTTGAAGACCTCTCGATCCGGCAGGGCAGCTTCGCCCTCGCGGCAGAGCTGACCATAGCGCCGGGCCGGATCGTGGCCCTGCTCGGGCCCTCGGGCGCAGGCAAGTCGACACTGCTCGACACCATCGCGGGCTTTCTCGCGCCCGACCGCGGCCGGGTGCTCTGGCAAGGCAGCGATCTCGGCCCGCTCGGCCCCGGCGACAGACCGCTTTCGGTGCTGTTTCAGGACAACAACCTCTTTCCGCACCTGACCGCGGCCCAGAATGTCGGGCTCGGCCTCCGGCCCGATCTGCGCCTTGGCCCGGCCCAGAACCGCGCGGTCGAGGCCGCGCTCGACCGGGTCGGGCTCGGCGGGCTCGGCGCCCGGAAACCGGCCGCGCTCTCGGGCGGGCAACGCGGACGGGTGGCGCTGGCGCGGATGCTGCTGCGCGGCCGGCCCCTGATGCTGCTCGACGAACCCTTCGCTGCGCTCGGCCCGGCGCTCAAGGCCGGGATGCTCGATCTGGTGGCCGAGCTTGCCCGCGAGACCGGGGCCACCCTGCTGTTCGTGACGCATGACCCGGCCGATGCCCGCGCCATCGCCGACGAGACAGTCCTGGTGGCCGAGGGCCGGGCCCATCCGCCCCGGCCGACAGGAACGCTTCTGGCCGATCCGCCGCCAGCGCTCCGCGCCTATCTGGGCTGA
- a CDS encoding tripartite tricarboxylate transporter TctB family protein, whose product MRIHDALAGALLAALGGAVIWYVAGFPQVAGQIYGPDLFPRLVGIGLVLFGTGLVLRGVRAAGGLPALLELPSHGEIRRALLATVYIVSSVLAVVFLAERLGSQILVFAILISGLLAVYRRPVLSLTLALGLTVAFDLIFRVLLRVPLPSGLLTGVL is encoded by the coding sequence ATGCGGATCCATGATGCACTGGCCGGGGCGCTGCTGGCGGCGCTGGGCGGCGCGGTGATCTGGTATGTGGCGGGCTTCCCGCAGGTCGCGGGCCAGATCTATGGCCCCGACCTGTTCCCCCGGCTCGTCGGGATCGGGCTGGTGCTGTTCGGTACCGGCCTCGTCCTGCGCGGGGTGCGGGCGGCAGGCGGGCTGCCCGCCCTGCTGGAGCTGCCCAGCCATGGCGAGATCCGCCGCGCGCTGCTGGCGACGGTCTATATAGTAAGCTCGGTGCTGGCCGTGGTGTTTCTGGCCGAGCGGCTGGGCAGCCAGATCCTTGTCTTCGCCATCCTGATCTCGGGGCTGCTGGCGGTCTATCGCCGCCCGGTCCTGTCGCTGACGCTGGCCCTCGGGCTGACCGTCGCCTTCGATCTGATCTTCCGGGTGCTGCTGCGGGTGCCGCTGCCCTCGGGGCTGCTGACGGGGGTGCTGTGA
- a CDS encoding NAD-dependent succinate-semialdehyde dehydrogenase, whose protein sequence is MTGNTIADRTGLSDSDLLRDRSYIDGDWVGADTRFEVRDPADGAVLGRVAAMSVERSRAAIDSAQAAFPGWAHTLPQDRSAILRRWFELVTEAREDLARIMTVEQGKPLSEARGEIDYAASFIEFYAEEAKRPNIEGVTSHLPDAEVELWLEPVGVVALITPWNFPAAMLTRKAAAALAAGCSVLAHPSAETPHSALALAELAARAGVPPGVFNVVTGDAATIVGPWTEDARVRALSFTGSTEVGRLLYRQSAATVKRLVLELGGHAPVIVFSGAELDHAVSETIKAKFATSGQDCLGANRIYVERPVYDEFCRRFTAATEALTVGRGMDDPDIGPLMNEGALAKQEDHVADALAKGAKLACGGQRLPLGPLFYAPTVLTDVPDAAKIMREETFGPVAALTPFETEEEVIARANDSEFGLVAYVHSLNPRRIYRVSRALQYGMVAVNRTKVTGAPIPFGGMKQSGIGREGARRGMEAFMEIKYVCRDWH, encoded by the coding sequence ATGACAGGGAATACCATCGCCGACCGGACCGGGCTTTCCGACAGCGACCTGCTGCGCGACAGGTCCTATATCGACGGGGACTGGGTCGGGGCCGACACCCGGTTCGAGGTCCGCGACCCCGCCGACGGCGCGGTGCTGGGCCGTGTCGCCGCCATGAGCGTCGAGCGTTCCCGCGCCGCCATAGACAGCGCGCAGGCCGCCTTTCCCGGCTGGGCCCATACCCTGCCCCAGGATCGCAGCGCGATCCTGCGCCGCTGGTTCGAACTGGTCACCGAGGCGCGCGAGGATCTGGCCCGGATCATGACCGTCGAGCAGGGCAAGCCGCTGTCCGAGGCCCGCGGCGAGATCGACTATGCCGCCTCCTTCATCGAATTCTATGCCGAGGAGGCCAAGCGCCCCAATATCGAGGGCGTCACCTCGCATCTGCCCGATGCCGAGGTCGAGCTCTGGCTGGAACCCGTGGGCGTGGTCGCCCTGATCACGCCTTGGAATTTCCCGGCGGCGATGCTGACCCGCAAGGCCGCGGCGGCGCTGGCGGCGGGCTGTTCGGTACTGGCGCATCCGTCGGCCGAGACGCCGCATTCGGCCCTGGCGCTGGCCGAACTGGCCGCGCGCGCGGGCGTGCCGCCCGGGGTCTTCAATGTCGTGACCGGCGATGCGGCCACCATCGTCGGCCCCTGGACCGAGGATGCGCGCGTGCGGGCGTTGTCCTTCACCGGCTCGACCGAGGTGGGACGTCTGCTGTATCGCCAGTCGGCCGCCACCGTGAAACGGCTGGTGCTCGAGCTGGGCGGCCATGCCCCGGTGATCGTCTTCTCGGGCGCCGAGCTCGACCATGCCGTGTCCGAGACCATCAAGGCCAAGTTCGCGACCTCGGGGCAGGACTGCCTGGGCGCCAACCGGATCTATGTCGAGCGTCCTGTCTATGACGAATTCTGCCGCCGCTTCACCGCCGCCACCGAGGCCCTGACCGTGGGCCGCGGCATGGACGATCCCGATATCGGTCCGCTGATGAACGAAGGCGCGCTCGCCAAGCAGGAGGATCATGTGGCCGACGCCCTTGCAAAGGGGGCGAAACTTGCCTGCGGCGGCCAGCGGTTGCCTTTGGGGCCGCTGTTCTACGCGCCGACGGTTCTGACCGACGTGCCCGACGCTGCGAAGATCATGCGCGAGGAGACCTTCGGCCCGGTCGCCGCGCTGACCCCCTTCGAGACCGAGGAGGAGGTGATCGCCCGCGCCAATGACAGCGAGTTCGGGCTGGTGGCCTATGTCCACAGCCTGAATCCGCGCCGGATCTACCGGGTCTCGCGGGCGCTGCAATACGGCATGGTCGCGGTGAACCGGACCAAGGTCACCGGCGCGCCGATCCCGTTCGGCGGCATGAAGCAATCGGGCATCGGCCGCGAGGGCGCCCGGCGCGGCATGGAGGCCTTCATGGAAATCAAATACGTCTGCCGCGACTGGCATTGA